In Drosophila willistoni isolate 14030-0811.24 chromosome XR unlocalized genomic scaffold, UCI_dwil_1.1 Seg41, whole genome shotgun sequence, the following are encoded in one genomic region:
- the LOC124460743 gene encoding heparan sulfate 2-O-sulfotransferase pipe-like — translation MLIVNAISLRPFNTPGAIQRAKQNVERDFAVVGSWEDVNVTLAVLEHYIPRFFRGVTDLYYEPKGLAYLPRNTNHWKPHISEKIKNMMRPNFTQEYDFYYFCKQRLYRQYFAINHHLEL, via the exons ATGTTAATCGTCAATGCCATTTCTTTAAGACCCTTTAATACACCTGGAGCCATCCAGCGTGCCAAACAGAATGTGGAACGTGACTTTGCTGTCGTCGGCTCTTGGGAGGATGTGAATGTAACCCTTGCCGTTTTAGAGCATTATATACCGCGTTTCTTTCGTGGTGTCACAGATCTATATTATg AGCCAAAAGGTTTGGCCTATTTGCCGCGTAATACAAACCACTGGAAACCGCATATTAGtgagaaaatcaaaaatatgATGAGACCAAATTTCACCCAGGAatatgatttttattatttttgcaaaCAACGTTTGTATCGTCAGTATTTCGCAATAAATCATCATCTGGAATTATGA
- the LOC124460748 gene encoding heparan sulfate 2-O-sulfotransferase pipe-like has translation MYVSPSQSILHPTFAIRQLQHLTSSQLNNTPRAQLETIFFNRVTKTGSEKMMELLKILAKRNDFVARRDAEALYEVVIMDPVYAKNFLYTDVLNSSRPNSYTKHVAFLDFDALDEPWPIYINLVRDPIERLVSWFYYARAAWYIADRYQTFGAAYQMPDIHWVRKDFNRCINEHDPECIYEQMEMGNLGDHRRQSLYFCGQENKVCMPFNSHEAMQRAKQNVEERYAVVGTWEDTNVTLTVLEGYVPRFFKGAFDEYYAMRRKLGNFNRNAFRPTLNDKTRAILSQNLTREIEFYQFCRHRLYKQYIALKMDRDPALREFN, from the exons atgtacgtgtCGCCGTCCCAATCCATACTGCATCCTACTTTTGCAATCCGCCAGCTACAACACTTGACCAGCAGCCAACTAAACAACACACCGCGCGCTCAACTGGAAACAATATTCTTCAATCGTGTGACCAAAACCGGCAGCGAAAAGATGATGGAGCTACTTAAAATCCTAGCGAAGCgcaatgattttgttgcccGCCGCGATGCCGAGGCACTCTATGAGGTTGTCATAATGGATCCAGTTTATGCCAAAAATTTCCTATACACCGATGTATTGAATAGCTCGCGACCGAATTCGTATACCAAACATGTGGCATTTCTTGATTTCGATGCATTAGATGAGCCTTGGCCAATTTATATCAATTTGGTTAGAGATCCAATTGAACGTTTGGTCAGTTGGTTCTATTATGCACGTGCCGCATGGTATATTGCCGATCGTTATCAAACATTTGGAGCTGCCTATCAAATGCCCGATATACATTGGGTGCGTAAGGATTTCAATCGTTGCATTAACGAACACGATCCGGAATGTATATATGAGCAAATGGAAATGGGAAATCTGGGTGATCATAGAAGGCAATCGTTATACTTTTGCGGTCAAGAGAACAAAGTGTGCAT GCCCTTCAATTCCCATGAGGCTATGCAGCGTGCCAAACAGAATGTGGAGGAACGTTATGCTGTCGTTGGGACATGGGAGGATACGAATGTTACGCTAACCGTACTGGAGGGCTATGTGCCACGATTCTTTAAGGGAGCCTTCGACGAGTATTATGCCATGCGCCGGAAATTGGGAAATTTCAATCGGAATGCATTTAGGCCCACACTGAATGATAAAACGCGTGCGATACTCAGCCAAAATCTGACCAGGGAGATCGAGTTCTATCAGTTTTGCAGGCATCGTTTGTATAAGCAGTATATAGCCTTGAAAATGGATAGAGATCCAGCATTGAGAGAATTTAATTAG
- the LOC26529971 gene encoding heparan sulfate 2-O-sulfotransferase pipe, whose amino-acid sequence LPDARLIWSTSIYVQRRVYNVHGPRSDEEQEQQGHAHHYDHHHHHHHDHDHTDNGHGHHLHKATMDKQLAMPVNKKSKEDEIHYGDNDNNDDDNEEGNEKVGINNDNDNDDDDDDDDEEADKEKMQEELDGFNFEADALNNTKNAEVDFVFFNRVPKVGSQSLMELMTRLGKINGFIHARNKGSAHETILTNKIGQKNLVADLLTRPKPHIYSQHIAYINFTRFHLPRPIYINLVRDPIERIISWHYYIRAPWYYHDMKAKLGDSALPMPSDEFLNLDLDTCVRNHDPHCTFTQMQMKNGVGDHRRQTLFFCGMNQKLCMPFNSEAAMQKAKRTVEADYAVVGTWEDTNITLAVLEAYIPRYFRNAKVAYYLGKERLSRVNRNNVTRIVSDETRQILRHNLTNEIEFYEFCKQRLYLQYAALSHGKKFEEDDYLLVAEQRNEYNDDDDY is encoded by the exons TTACCTGATGCGAGGTTAATTTGGTCTACATCAATCTATGTGCAGCGACGTGTTTATAATGTCCATGGGCCACGCAGTGATGAGGAGCAGGAACAACAAGGACATGCACACCATTAtgatcaccatcatcatcatcatcacgaTCATGATCATACTGATAATGGACATGGACATCATTTGCACAAGGCCACAATGGACAAACAGTTGGCCATGCCTGTGAATAAAAAATCTAAAGAAGATGAAATCCATTATGGAGAcaatgataataatgatgatgacaatGAGGAGGGAAATGAAAAAGTTGGCATTAACAATGATaatgacaatgatgatgatgatgatgatgatgatgaggaagCGGACAAGGAAAAGATGCAAGAGGAATTAGATGGATTCAATTTCGAGGCAGACGCTTTGAATAATACAAAAAACGCTGAAGTCGATTTTGTGTTCTTCAATCGTGTACCCAAAGTTGGCAGTCAATCGCTAATGGAGCTAATGACACGTTTGGGCAAAATCAATGGTTTCATTCATGCTCGGAATAAGGGCAGTGCCCATGAGACAATATTAACGAACAAGATTGGTCAAAAGAATCTTGTGGCCGATTTGTTAACACGCCCCAAGCCGCACATTTATAGCCAGCATAttgcatatataaattttacacGTTTCCATCTGCCACGACCGATCTATATCAATTTGGTACGCGATCCAATTGAACGTATTATCAGTTGGCATTATTATATACGCGCTCCATGGTATTATCATGATATGAAAGCCAAATTGGGTGACAGTGCACTGCCCATGCCATCGGATGAGTTCCTTAATCTAGATCTAGACACCTGTGTACGCAATCATGATCCACATTGCACATTTacacaaatgcaaatgaaaaatgGCGTAGGCGATCATCGTCGTCAGACGCTTTTCTTTTGTGGCATGAATCAAAAGTTGTGCAT GCCATTCAATTCAGAGGCGGCCATGCAGAAGGCCAAACGCACTGTGGAAGCCGATTATGCTGTTGTAGGCACCTGGGAGGATACAAATATCACTTTGGCCGTTCTGGAGGCCTATATACCACGATATTTTCGCAATGCCAAAGTTGCTTACTATT TGGGTAAGGAGCGTTTGTCGCGTGTTAATCGCAATAATGTCACACGTATCGTAAGCGATGAAACTCGTCAGATTTTGCGACACAATTTgacaaatgaaattgaattctATGAGTTCTGTAAGCAACGTTTATATCTACAATATGCGGCCCTAAGTCATGGTAAAAAATTTGAAGAGGATGATTATCTACTAGTGGCAGAGCAGCGTAATGAATataacgatgatgatgattattag